CCGCACAGATCAAACGTCATCACAACGAACCGGGCTGGCTGGCGCGCGGTTATCACAGAATTCTGCAACAGGCGTTGCGCCACCGGCTTGTGACAATAGGCGGCGCGCTGTTCGCGCTGGGGTTGTCGTTCTGGGGCACCACATTTATGCAGGGGGAGTTTTTCCCGGCCTCCGATCGCCCGGAACTCCTGGTGACCCTTTCGCTGCCCGCCAGCGCGTCACAGACGCAGACGCAAAACCAGGTGGAACGCCTGGAGCGTGCGCTACGCGGCAACACGAATATCGATCGTTATTCGGCGTATGTGGGCACCGGCGCGGTGCGGTTTTATCTGCCGATGGAGATCCTTCAGGACAATGAAAACACGGCGCAGCTGGTCGTTGTGGCAAAAGATCTTCAGGCGCGCGATCGCCTGCGTCGCCAGCTCGACACCCTGATGGCGACGCAGTTCAGCGATATCACCACCCGCGTATCGCCGCTGGAGCTTGGTCCACCGGTCGGCTGGCCGCTGAAATATCGCGTCAGCGGGCCGGACTATGCGCAGGTACAACGCCTCGCGCGGGCGCTTGCCGGTACGCTTGGCACATCGCCGCTGACGCGTGAAGTGAACCTGACGGCGGGCGAGCCGGAGAGGGTCATTACGCTTGAAGTCAACCAGACGGCGGCACGCGCCGTGGGCGTCTCCTCGCAGAGCCTGGCACAGTTACTGAACACGGTCTGGTCCGGCGCGACGGTCACCACGGTGCGCGATAACGACCGACTGGTGGATGTTGTGCTGCGAGGCAATAATGCGGAACGGCGCGACATTGCCACGCTTTCTGCGCTGAGGGTGCCGACCGCGAGCGGCGGTAAAGTGCCGCTCAGCGAGGTGGCAACCCCCGTCTGGGGGCTGGACGATCCGGTTATCTGGCGTCATCAGCGGCTGCCGTTTATCACCGTGCAGACCGATCTGGCACCGGGGCTTCGCGCTGAAGCTGCGGCTTTGGGACTGCGGCCTGTCATTGACGCATTTCGCGCGCGGGTGCCTGCGGGTTATCGCATCGAAGAGGCGGGCGCGGTGGCGGAATCAGATAAGGGCAACCGCTCGGTGTATCGCATGTTGCCGGTAACGCTCATCGTCATGCTGGTGCTACTGATGATTCAGCTACGCCGCTTTTCACGCATGTTGCTGGCGCTGCTGATGGCCCCGTTCGGGCTACCGGGCGTGGTACTGGCGATGCTGCCCACCGGCACGCCGCTGGGGTTTGTCGCGCTGCTTGGGATTATCGCGCTGGCCGGAATGATCATCCGCAACGCGGTTATTCTGATAACGGAGGTCGACGGCAACCTGCAACAGGGTATGGACGTCAACGCGGCGATTACCACCGCCGCACAGCACCGCGCCCGGCCCATTATGCTGACGGCCTGTGCGGCGATCCTCGGCATGATCCCGATTTCGCATCAGGTATTCTGGGGACCGATGGCATTCGCGATTATCGGTGGGCTTATCGTCGCGACGCTGGTGACGCTGACCGTCTTGCCCGCGGCGTTCAGCCTGCTGCTTCAGCCGCGCCGGGGCCGCGCGTCAGAGTAGCGTGGTTTTTAAACCGAGCACCTGCCAGTCACCGTGGCGTTTCACCCAGGTGCGGAAATGGTGAAAACGGCCATTTAGCGGCGCACCGGCGTAAGTGCCCGTGATGGCCACGCAGGTATCGACAATAATGCAGTGGTCGCTCTCCTGCGCCTGAAAGGATTCACGTTCAATCGCCTCAATGGTGATGGCGCCGCTGGCATGGAGCCCGATATCCTCAGTTTTCGTTACGCGCTGACCGGCGTGATTCACAAACAGCAGATCGTCGGCGATTAACGCCGTAAGCGCCGTCACGTCAGAATTTTTCATGGCGATAAAAAGCGTATCTTCGAGTTGTAGCGGCAGGTTCATGGTGTTTTCCCTCTGTAATGAGGCCACACTATCAGCCTGCGCCTGGCTGTAAACCCGTTGAAATTTGTAGGCGACTGCCTTCAGCGCGCCGCCATCATCTCCAGCAGCAGTTCCCGCGGGTAGATGGTGTCGGTCGTGTTAGTAAGGGCTTCTGCTGACCACCAGCGGTGATCGTGAATGACGCGCTTTTCATTCGCGCTCCAGCCTGAGAAGTCCGTCTCTTCGCGGTCAACGTGAATCATAAAAAAGCGCTCGTCGGCCAGCACCGTTTCGCCATTCGGCAGCAGCATCGTAAAGGTGCGCTGCGCCACTTCAGGCCCAGCGGAGGCCCGCACGATGCCTGTCTCTTCCCGTAGCTCGCGTAGTGCCGCCTCTGAGAATGACTCGCCGTCTTCGACGCCGCCGCCCGGCGTCGCCCAGTAAGAGCGGCCAGCAAGCGCGTCGTCGCGGTGGGTAAAGCGAAACAGCAATAAGCGGTGATCGGGGCTCATAATCAGCAATCGTGACGCGGGGCGTGTACGCATGACGGGGCCTTATCCTGGAGAATAATCAACGCCGTTGCATATGCAGAAGCGGGTAAGGTTGTCCTTCGCCATCCAGCGGTGAGCGACCCGTATGGACAAACCCCATATGTTCATAGAAAGCGATGGCTGACGGGTTTTGCTCATTGACATCCACAAAGCGTGCACCCTGCTGCTCGCAGGCGAAGGTCAGTAACGCTTTTTCGATGCCACGACCAAACACCTGCGGTTCGACAAACAGCATCTCGATTTTTTCATCCAGCACGCCGACAAAACCAGCGCATTTACCGTTTTCCTTCTGCCAGCACCAGACAGGTAGCGCAGGCAAATACATTTCCTGAACGCAGACTCTGAGACGCGCTATTTCCGCCTCGCAAAGAAAGGTGTGGGTGTGGCGCACGGCGCGTTCCCAGATATCTGCTAACGCCGGGAAGTGTCGTGCGTGGGCGCGGGTAATCATCTTGTCATCCTTTTCGTTTACTGTGCCGGGCCGAGTATACCGAAAAGCGCGCCTGAATTTTCCTGAACCCTTAATATTGGCAGCCACGGGCGCTACACCTGTCACCGTGGCGCGGTCGGCTGGCTTGTCGCGGAGTGCGGCGGCGTCGCGTTTAAAGACGTGCTGACGATTTTCCTGCGCGAACAGCCTCAGTAATCGGGCCGCCCCAGGGGGCGGCGACAGGTTCACCGAGGTTATTCAGCGGCTCCGGTTTCCGCCTCAGTCGTCACCCGTTTGCCGATATCTTTCAGCTGTGAATATTTCTCCAGCAGTTGCGGCGCGTCATCCAGGCTTGTGACGAACATCCACATATACGTCATCACCGAATAGATGTGGCCGGCGTTGATCGCGGCTGACTGCGTCATCATCACCACCGTAAAGCTGAACAGCAGCGCGGCCAGTACGCCGATGGTGAAATATCCCATCGCTTCACGATCGGAAAGCGTGATGCGCAGTCTCGCCAGCACCTGGTAATGCCGTTGCAGGGCGCGCGGCGCGGCGTGCGTCACCATATCGATCTCTTTTTCAAGGCGGTTATTGAGCCTGCCGTACAGCGCCTCATTGCGACGGGTGAACCGCGTCAGAAAACAGGCCAGCACGGCCAGGATGCCCAGACACGCCATTCCCGTCCAGAACTCAATCAGCAGCAGCATCACGGCGGCGCCGGCCATGGACGCCACCGAGGTAATCAGCGTCGGCAGATGCAGCTCGAAAAAATCAACAAACTCTCTGGAGAGCGCGACCCGCGCCGCAATCGTCGAATGATTGAGGCTTTTCTGCCGCTGCGCCAGCACCACCGAGACGGCGAGGCCCGCATAAATGCGCGCGAACGTGCGCGTATCGACACTGCGCCGCGTCGCGCCCAGCAGCCAGATAAACAGCACCATCAGCCCGTAGAGCATCGCGTTCCAGACGTTGCCCGCCAGAATCGCGTTAATGCAGATCCCCGCCAGCACCGGATAGAGCAGATACGTGACGTTCTCCGCAATCACCAGGAAGAAGGTGAAAAAGAGTTTCTTGCGGTGGCGTCGCGCCAGCGTTTTCAGCGTCGCGGCGGCGCTGGAGGGGGGAAGGGCGGTCGGGATATTTACGCTGTGCGTCTTCATGATTTCTGATAATCTTCAGTTAGAGCAGTTGCTCAAGTGGGGTGGGATGCTATTTGAGCAACTGCTCAAAGTCAATCAGAGAAAAGCAGAGCGGGCTTTTGTGAAAGAAAAAATCATTAATGCGGCAATCGCCTTGTTCATTGAACAGGGCATCGAAAATGTCAAAACGCGCGATCTGACGGAACACCTGGGGATTTCGCGCAGCCATATCTATCACTATTTCAAAAACTGGCAGGCGCTGTGCGTGGAGTCGATTTCCACGTTTCTTGAGAATGAACTGAACGAATTTGTTATGCGGACGGCATCGCTGCCCGCCCGGGAAAGGCTGAAAGTGTTTATCGAAGGGGTGATTTCCACCACGCCGGACCCGACCGCGAAGCTGTACGGCTCGCTGTGGCAGCTGGCGGCCCACAATGCTGAGTATGCACAGTTAATGGAATCGATACTCGCGCGCTGGCATGACGCGCTGGTGGCTATTCTCACCGCGGGCGCGCAGGAAGGCGTGTTTCGCCACCTCAACGCCGCGCGTTTCGCAAGACAGCTGGACGCGATGCTGTTCGGCTACAGCGATCATCTCTACACGCTGCCTTCTGATGCGGCGCTCCGCCAGGCGCAGGAGGATATTGATGACTTTATCGGGCAGAATTTGCTGGTGTAGCGGTGCTGGTCGCTTTCCATAAGCGGGCCTGAGGATTGTGAAAATTCAGTAAACATACCCTTTCACACTCAGGCCTTTGTCACAAAACGGAAAACTCATTGTCCGTCTTTTCTGTGCGGCTTCATTCCGGCGATAATTGTTAAATCTTTGTATACAAAAGCGCTATGACAACAGAGCGCAGCATTAATGCGTGAAACGCATCGGCCAATGCGTTTATTACGCTTATTAAGTCGTTATTTCTGTTCCAGTCTTCAGAAAGAGGCGCAATCACAAGCGTCAATGACAAATGGAGACATCAATGCATTCCGCTACCTCACCTGTAAACACCCGTTCCCGGATCGGCGCTATTTTGCG
This is a stretch of genomic DNA from Cronobacter malonaticus LMG 23826. It encodes these proteins:
- a CDS encoding nuclear transport factor 2 family protein, whose translation is MNLPLQLEDTLFIAMKNSDVTALTALIADDLLFVNHAGQRVTKTEDIGLHASGAITIEAIERESFQAQESDHCIIVDTCVAITGTYAGAPLNGRFHHFRTWVKRHGDWQVLGLKTTLL
- a CDS encoding TetR/AcrR family transcriptional regulator, with the protein product MKEKIINAAIALFIEQGIENVKTRDLTEHLGISRSHIYHYFKNWQALCVESISTFLENELNEFVMRTASLPARERLKVFIEGVISTTPDPTAKLYGSLWQLAAHNAEYAQLMESILARWHDALVAILTAGAQEGVFRHLNAARFARQLDAMLFGYSDHLYTLPSDAALRQAQEDIDDFIGQNLLV
- a CDS encoding efflux RND transporter permease subunit; this translates as MKPTFNLSAWALAHQQLVSFFMLLIIATGVLCYEQLPRNEDPAFTIKTAVVSARWPGASVTDTTNLVTDTLEKKLQEIPWLDNLESETRAGTSVINVNLRDDTPPQAVPGIWNTLRNRMQDIASSLPQGVQGPVVNDEFDDTFGTIYGFTAEGYSLQALRERVEAIRRELMSLNDVGKITLLGEPQEQMVIAFSPRKLAGMGLDITQVSDALKAQNAVEPAGTLRAAGDNIAIRVSGALTSEQSLRAVTLHISGRYIPLTDIATVSRQPAEPPVPPVPQFRVNGQPAIGLAISMAPTGNMLDFGQALNARMAQSAAQLPHGIEMVKVADQSTVVSEAVSGFVHVLMEAVLIVLAVSFVSLGMRAGLVVAAAIPLVLAMTFAGMMLAGIGLQRISLGALIIALGLLVDDAMIAVETMVARLEAGDSRQRAATWAFKTTAFPMLTGTLVMIAGFIPVGFAASSAGEYCYSLFVVVTISLLCSWVVAILFSPLTGTWLLPAQIKRHHNEPGWLARGYHRILQQALRHRLVTIGGALFALGLSFWGTTFMQGEFFPASDRPELLVTLSLPASASQTQTQNQVERLERALRGNTNIDRYSAYVGTGAVRFYLPMEILQDNENTAQLVVVAKDLQARDRLRRQLDTLMATQFSDITTRVSPLELGPPVGWPLKYRVSGPDYAQVQRLARALAGTLGTSPLTREVNLTAGEPERVITLEVNQTAARAVGVSSQSLAQLLNTVWSGATVTTVRDNDRLVDVVLRGNNAERRDIATLSALRVPTASGGKVPLSEVATPVWGLDDPVIWRHQRLPFITVQTDLAPGLRAEAAALGLRPVIDAFRARVPAGYRIEEAGAVAESDKGNRSVYRMLPVTLIVMLVLLMIQLRRFSRMLLALLMAPFGLPGVVLAMLPTGTPLGFVALLGIIALAGMIIRNAVILITEVDGNLQQGMDVNAAITTAAQHRARPIMLTACAAILGMIPISHQVFWGPMAFAIIGGLIVATLVTLTVLPAAFSLLLQPRRGRASE
- a CDS encoding ABC transporter six-transmembrane domain-containing protein encodes the protein MKTHSVNIPTALPPSSAAATLKTLARRHRKKLFFTFFLVIAENVTYLLYPVLAGICINAILAGNVWNAMLYGLMVLFIWLLGATRRSVDTRTFARIYAGLAVSVVLAQRQKSLNHSTIAARVALSREFVDFFELHLPTLITSVASMAGAAVMLLLIEFWTGMACLGILAVLACFLTRFTRRNEALYGRLNNRLEKEIDMVTHAAPRALQRHYQVLARLRITLSDREAMGYFTIGVLAALLFSFTVVMMTQSAAINAGHIYSVMTYMWMFVTSLDDAPQLLEKYSQLKDIGKRVTTEAETGAAE
- a CDS encoding GNAT family N-acetyltransferase → MITRAHARHFPALADIWERAVRHTHTFLCEAEIARLRVCVQEMYLPALPVWCWQKENGKCAGFVGVLDEKIEMLFVEPQVFGRGIEKALLTFACEQQGARFVDVNEQNPSAIAFYEHMGFVHTGRSPLDGEGQPYPLLHMQRR
- a CDS encoding NUDIX hydrolase → MRTRPASRLLIMSPDHRLLLFRFTHRDDALAGRSYWATPGGGVEDGESFSEAALRELREETGIVRASAGPEVAQRTFTMLLPNGETVLADERFFMIHVDREETDFSGWSANEKRVIHDHRWWSAEALTNTTDTIYPRELLLEMMAAR